A part of Nostoc sp. HK-01 genomic DNA contains:
- a CDS encoding putative WD40-like Beta Propeller has product MRLIKFLALILFGLISTIIFNFSNAVIATPKVYQDNRLTFVAVKKSPKYESNIYTIQTNGSDRRQLTKKLNVYSTIIWFNNNKSLAFINDGIDVYIMNVDGSKLTKIFSGSGCKAHNVEIHRLLNDQKLAITESCDGGTIEAPGSVSLYLSDTTGTQGTKLIQKWEIGGVPPKTEISSSIYLSPNGQQAVFFKDKRIWQMNTDGSNLAELSNTPGDDFPSQVIWSPDGIQIAISSGQELNLPIYLLNVKNKTLTNLSDASEKTAYSGIISWSPDGTQVAYYHSQGRDYSGKDLNLFVFDVKQKTIKKLTSKPGEYRELKWSPDSKMIAFTSGDYFQEKLYTISLDKLKLTQLAPQLSPSEIDSFNWSLDGKKIVFIKNEKTKKEPDRQSVLYVSNRDGSKLIKLSKSDDSYISGLIWQP; this is encoded by the coding sequence ATGCGTTTAATCAAATTTTTAGCACTTATCCTATTCGGTTTAATCTCAACTATAATTTTCAACTTTAGCAATGCCGTAATCGCTACACCTAAAGTTTATCAAGATAACAGGCTAACTTTTGTGGCTGTTAAGAAAAGCCCTAAGTATGAAAGTAATATTTACACAATTCAAACTAACGGTTCAGACCGCCGCCAGCTTACTAAAAAACTGAATGTTTATTCCACAATAATTTGGTTCAATAATAATAAAAGTCTAGCTTTTATTAATGATGGAATTGATGTTTACATAATGAATGTAGATGGTTCCAAACTAACTAAAATATTTTCTGGCTCTGGCTGCAAAGCTCATAACGTTGAAATTCATCGGTTGTTAAATGACCAAAAACTTGCAATTACAGAATCTTGTGATGGTGGTACTATTGAGGCTCCAGGTAGCGTATCTCTTTATTTAAGTGATACAACTGGTACGCAAGGAACTAAACTGATTCAAAAATGGGAGATAGGAGGTGTTCCGCCAAAAACAGAAATCTCATCTTCTATATATCTGTCACCTAATGGACAACAGGCAGTATTTTTCAAAGATAAAAGAATTTGGCAAATGAATACAGATGGCTCTAATTTGGCAGAGTTAAGTAACACGCCAGGAGATGATTTTCCGAGCCAAGTGATTTGGTCGCCTGATGGAATCCAGATTGCAATTTCATCCGGGCAGGAACTGAATTTACCGATTTATCTACTTAATGTCAAGAACAAAACGCTGACCAACCTATCCGACGCATCTGAAAAAACAGCTTATTCGGGCATCATCTCATGGTCGCCTGATGGAACTCAGGTTGCTTACTATCATAGCCAAGGTAGAGACTACTCTGGTAAAGACTTAAATCTTTTTGTATTTGATGTCAAGCAAAAAACCATCAAAAAATTGACTTCTAAGCCAGGGGAATATAGGGAATTAAAGTGGTCGCCAGATAGTAAGATGATTGCTTTTACAAGCGGAGATTATTTTCAGGAAAAGCTTTATACAATTAGTCTCGATAAACTCAAGCTTACTCAGTTAGCTCCGCAATTATCACCATCTGAAATTGACAGCTTTAATTGGTCGTTAGATGGGAAGAAAATTGTTTTCATTAAGAATGAAAAAACGAAGAAAGAACCAGATAGGCAAAGCGTTTTGTATGTGAGCAATCGAGATGGTTCAAAATTGATTAAATTGTCTAAATCTGATGATTCGTATATTTCCGGTCTGATTTGGCAACCATAA
- the dnaB_2 gene encoding replicative DNA helicase DnaB, protein MTHELNFTSQQDRLPPQSIEAEEAILGGIMLDPAAMSRISDRLVSDAFYVNAHKDIYQAAQRLYSQGLPTDLLCITNWLSDNGLLFRIGGRNKLATLVDRTVTAVNIDALADLVMEKYQRRQLIKAGTEIVQLGYATEAEFTNVLDEAEQKVYGIASEHSASDLVHISHALANTFTEIEARHAGTVAPALSTGFYDLDSILGGGFRKGRLYVLAARPSVGKSALAGNLALNVAKTGQFPICVFSLEMSIDEYTQRFLSSESGIENNFLERGAISDSQWQPLSGAIAQLSEQQIFINDESCPSLNEIRSQVRRISSHYGGVGLVIVDYLQLMAEAADSRANMTERVAEISRGLKKLAKDLDVPVLALSQLSREVEHRNDKRPILSDLRSSGSVEQDSDVVIMLYREEMYNPDTPDRGIAELIVRKQRNGPTGTVKLLFDHQFISFKNLSRGRGF, encoded by the coding sequence ATGACACACGAACTAAACTTTACATCCCAACAAGACCGCCTACCCCCACAAAGCATTGAAGCTGAAGAAGCAATTCTCGGCGGTATCATGCTTGATCCTGCTGCGATGAGCCGAATCAGCGATCGCTTGGTATCAGATGCTTTCTACGTCAACGCTCATAAAGACATCTATCAAGCCGCACAAAGACTGTACAGCCAAGGGCTACCAACGGATTTGCTTTGCATCACCAACTGGTTGTCTGACAATGGTTTGTTGTTCCGCATCGGTGGACGCAATAAACTGGCTACTTTGGTAGATCGCACTGTCACAGCCGTGAACATCGATGCGTTAGCCGATTTGGTCATGGAAAAATACCAACGGCGGCAGTTGATAAAAGCTGGCACTGAAATTGTTCAACTCGGTTATGCCACCGAAGCCGAATTCACCAATGTTCTGGACGAAGCCGAACAAAAAGTCTATGGCATTGCTTCAGAGCATTCTGCCTCTGACTTGGTTCACATTTCTCATGCCCTAGCCAACACTTTCACCGAGATTGAGGCGCGTCATGCTGGTACAGTTGCTCCAGCACTGTCCACCGGATTTTATGACCTGGACAGTATACTCGGCGGTGGTTTTCGTAAAGGGCGGCTGTATGTCCTGGCTGCTCGTCCCTCTGTTGGTAAATCTGCTTTGGCTGGTAATCTTGCTCTCAATGTTGCAAAAACTGGTCAATTCCCTATCTGCGTTTTCAGCTTAGAAATGTCCATTGATGAGTACACGCAACGATTCTTAAGCAGCGAATCCGGCATTGAAAACAATTTTCTCGAAAGAGGAGCTATTTCTGATAGCCAGTGGCAACCCTTGAGTGGGGCGATCGCTCAACTGAGTGAACAACAGATTTTCATCAATGACGAATCTTGTCCTTCTCTCAATGAAATCCGTAGCCAAGTCCGTCGAATTTCATCCCATTACGGTGGCGTTGGGCTTGTGATTGTCGATTATCTGCAACTGATGGCTGAAGCTGCTGACTCCAGAGCTAACATGACTGAGCGTGTTGCCGAAATCAGCCGAGGGCTAAAGAAACTCGCTAAAGATTTGGATGTTCCAGTCCTGGCTCTCTCCCAGTTAAGCCGTGAAGTTGAACACCGCAACGATAAACGCCCCATACTCAGCGATCTGCGTTCCAGTGGATCTGTTGAGCAAGACAGCGATGTCGTCATCATGCTTTACCGCGAAGAAATGTACAACCCAGATACCCCAGATCGGGGCATTGCTGAGTTAATTGTTCGCAAGCAGCGCAATGGCCCTACTGGCACGGTCAAGCTTTTGTTCGATCATCAGTTTATCTCTTTCAAGAATCTCTCTCGTGGTCGGGGGTTTTAA
- a CDS encoding phage Gp37Gp68 family protein — MTNIQWTDLTDNIIRAKGGGWWCQKISPGCAKCYSEKLNQNSFFGGNKLPYSGQPPELILDIETIRKWEFQKKPKKHFVASMTDVFGEWVPRSWQYEMLNGMFAAPKQTFQILTKRPSIMLSSIEAWLEAHGLDKLPHNIWVGTSIENRQTLSQRSPILAQIPAHVRFWSAEPLLEDLGDISQFLQNIHWVICGGESVPNSRPCHIEWLMSIVQQSQSFQKSVFVKQVGANPYFQQQQFKTRDKKGGDISEFIQQLQIQDFPCLQID, encoded by the coding sequence ATGACAAACATTCAGTGGACTGACTTAACAGATAATATCATTCGTGCTAAAGGTGGCGGTTGGTGGTGTCAGAAAATTTCCCCAGGCTGTGCAAAATGTTATAGCGAGAAGCTGAATCAAAACTCTTTCTTTGGTGGAAATAAACTTCCATATTCTGGACAGCCACCCGAACTAATACTCGACATAGAAACCATCCGTAAGTGGGAATTCCAGAAGAAACCTAAAAAACACTTTGTTGCTTCCATGACAGATGTTTTTGGTGAGTGGGTTCCGCGTTCTTGGCAGTATGAAATGTTAAACGGGATGTTTGCTGCTCCTAAACAAACCTTTCAAATCCTCACAAAACGACCATCAATCATGCTGTCTTCTATTGAAGCGTGGCTTGAGGCTCATGGACTAGACAAATTACCTCATAACATTTGGGTTGGCACTTCAATAGAAAATCGTCAAACCCTCTCTCAACGCAGTCCAATTCTTGCACAAATTCCGGCTCATGTTCGGTTTTGGTCAGCCGAACCATTGTTAGAAGATTTGGGTGATATTAGTCAATTTCTTCAAAATATTCATTGGGTTATTTGCGGCGGTGAGTCTGTCCCCAATTCTCGCCCGTGTCACATTGAATGGCTAATGTCAATTGTTCAACAATCTCAATCTTTCCAAAAGAGTGTGTTTGTTAAACAAGTGGGGGCAAATCCCTACTTTCAACAACAGCAATTTAAGACCCGTGACAAGAAAGGTGGAGATATTTCTGAATTTATTCAACAACTACAAATTCAAGATTTTCCCTGTCTCCAAATTGATTAA
- a CDS encoding transposase, whose amino-acid sequence MKTKAQYKVKNWNAYDAALKQRGSITFWVNEEIIEQWRNQQKTGKKGASNHYSDVAIATMGTIQSVFHLPGRQAEGFLESLFTLMGIELEVPDHSTLSRRLSKLSVELPVIPKDKAVHVVVDSTGVKVYGEGEWKVRTHGVGKRRTWRKLHLGVDCESGEILGAVVTTNDMADCEVLPDILEQIEQPIEQVSGDGGYDTKGCYDTISQHGAKAIIPPRSNAKIQQHTNNETHFHPRDENLRRVNQVGRKQWKQESGYHRRSLSETAIFRLKTIFGGKLRRRFFNNQAVELFLQCAALNRMIQLGKPDSYKVDN is encoded by the coding sequence ATGAAGACGAAAGCCCAGTACAAAGTTAAGAATTGGAACGCTTATGATGCTGCCCTCAAGCAACGAGGCAGTATAACTTTTTGGGTGAACGAAGAAATCATCGAGCAGTGGCGCAATCAGCAAAAAACCGGGAAAAAGGGGGCATCGAATCATTACAGTGATGTGGCAATCGCCACTATGGGAACAATCCAATCGGTGTTTCATTTACCAGGGCGACAAGCAGAGGGGTTTTTAGAATCGCTGTTCACGCTCATGGGAATTGAGCTAGAAGTACCAGACCATTCCACGCTGTCTCGTCGTTTGAGCAAGTTGTCTGTGGAACTACCAGTTATCCCAAAAGACAAAGCTGTTCATGTGGTAGTGGATTCAACTGGTGTAAAAGTCTATGGTGAAGGTGAGTGGAAAGTCCGCACACATGGAGTAGGAAAACGACGGACGTGGCGGAAGTTGCATCTAGGCGTTGACTGTGAAAGCGGCGAAATTCTGGGTGCGGTGGTGACTACTAATGATATGGCTGATTGCGAGGTACTGCCTGACATATTGGAGCAGATTGAGCAACCGATAGAACAAGTATCTGGTGATGGTGGCTATGATACAAAAGGTTGTTACGACACCATTTCACAACACGGGGCCAAAGCCATAATTCCACCGCGTAGCAACGCCAAAATCCAACAACACACCAACAATGAAACACACTTCCATCCCAGAGATGAAAATCTGCGACGAGTGAATCAAGTTGGGCGCAAGCAATGGAAACAAGAGAGTGGATATCATCGCCGTTCATTATCCGAGACAGCTATATTTCGACTCAAAACCATTTTTGGTGGTAAGTTACGACGACGCTTTTTTAACAATCAAGCTGTCGAGCTATTTCTACAGTGTGCCGCCCTTAACCGCATGATCCAGTTGGGCAAGCCAGACAGTTACAAAGTAGACAACTAA
- a CDS encoding Rieske [2Fe-2S] domain-containing protein produces MTTLNFSQHQIPTVQDLLRDDTRLVPPVLLEESAPNLGTQEVAREVFFSQEYHDIEVDKLWKKVWQWACREENIPDVGDYIVYDIADLSVIVVRSKANEIRAFYNSCLHRGTKLCLEDGNVRALRCPFHGWTWKLNGTLAHIPCQWDFEHIDENDFSLPEVKVATWQGFVFVNFDPSCEPLEVYLENLPEHFQYFPLKDRFSAGHVAKVMPANWKVTQEAFMEAYHSVATHPQILKFTGDVNSQYDVYGRHNRMITPFAVQSPHLGTQLDQQALAEALAAFEGADLAEVKVPPGVTARAYAAEGARAKMLNQLGVDCSKFSDTEMLDAIQYFIFPNFMPWVGVGAPLQYRFRPNGNDPNSCIMEVLLLLPCPPQNRPPAAKTHWLTADESWTNAPQLGGLGEVFDQDTSNLRRIQQGLKASAKSRITLGRYQESRIRHFHQVLSRYINHPG; encoded by the coding sequence ATGACCACACTTAACTTTTCTCAACACCAAATTCCCACAGTCCAAGATCTGCTGCGAGATGATACCCGCCTTGTACCGCCGGTGTTGTTAGAGGAATCAGCACCTAATTTGGGAACCCAGGAAGTGGCGCGGGAAGTTTTTTTCTCTCAGGAATATCACGATATTGAGGTAGACAAACTTTGGAAGAAGGTATGGCAATGGGCTTGTCGTGAGGAGAATATTCCTGATGTCGGTGACTACATAGTGTATGACATTGCCGACCTATCAGTAATCGTTGTTCGTAGTAAGGCTAACGAAATCCGAGCATTCTATAACTCCTGCTTACACCGAGGCACAAAGCTGTGCCTTGAGGATGGTAACGTTCGGGCATTGCGGTGTCCGTTTCATGGTTGGACATGGAAACTCAATGGCACACTTGCTCATATTCCTTGCCAATGGGATTTTGAGCATATAGACGAGAATGACTTTAGTTTGCCAGAGGTGAAAGTAGCAACGTGGCAGGGTTTTGTATTTGTTAACTTTGATCCCAGTTGCGAACCATTAGAAGTTTATCTGGAAAATCTACCCGAACATTTTCAATATTTCCCGCTCAAAGATCGCTTTAGTGCAGGCCATGTAGCCAAAGTGATGCCAGCCAATTGGAAAGTGACACAAGAAGCGTTTATGGAAGCATATCACTCAGTAGCAACTCATCCACAAATCTTGAAATTTACTGGTGATGTCAATTCGCAATACGATGTGTACGGTCGGCACAACCGGATGATTACACCTTTTGCAGTTCAGAGTCCGCATTTAGGTACTCAACTCGATCAACAAGCATTAGCCGAGGCACTAGCCGCTTTTGAAGGTGCTGATCTAGCAGAGGTAAAAGTGCCGCCTGGGGTAACGGCTCGTGCGTATGCGGCTGAGGGTGCAAGAGCTAAAATGTTGAATCAGCTTGGTGTTGACTGCTCAAAGTTCTCTGATACGGAAATGCTGGATGCCATTCAATACTTTATCTTCCCGAATTTTATGCCTTGGGTCGGTGTTGGCGCACCACTCCAGTATAGATTCCGACCAAATGGCAATGACCCGAATTCTTGCATCATGGAAGTGCTACTGCTATTGCCATGTCCACCGCAGAATCGTCCACCAGCAGCCAAAACCCATTGGCTGACAGCCGATGAAAGCTGGACTAATGCCCCACAGCTAGGAGGGCTGGGTGAAGTCTTCGATCAAGACACCTCGAACCTACGCCGCATCCAACAGGGTTTAAAGGCATCTGCAAAGTCTAGGATTACGTTGGGCAGATACCAAGAGTCTCGTATCCGGCACTTCCACCAAGTTTTGTCACGTTACATCAACCATCCAGGCTAA
- a CDS encoding YbaK/ebsC protein, with the protein MKTNAARLLDKLGIIYQILSYEVDPDDLAAQSTAQKVGLPPEQVFKTLVVRGETTGIGFAVIPGNAQLDLKALALISGNRKVETVALKEVQPLTGYIRGGVTALASKKSYKVYVDETAQLFEQITVSAGIRGMLLLLSPDDYLRAVNGTLGAIVKN; encoded by the coding sequence ATGAAAACGAATGCTGCTCGACTACTTGATAAACTAGGCATTATCTACCAAATCCTAAGCTATGAAGTAGATCCTGATGATCTGGCAGCCCAAAGTACAGCGCAAAAAGTGGGGCTTCCTCCAGAGCAGGTTTTTAAAACTTTAGTAGTCAGAGGTGAAACAACAGGTATCGGTTTTGCTGTTATACCTGGAAACGCTCAGTTGGACTTAAAAGCCTTAGCACTAATTTCAGGAAATCGGAAGGTTGAGACAGTAGCTCTCAAAGAAGTCCAGCCACTAACAGGATATATTCGTGGAGGTGTAACGGCTTTAGCAAGTAAAAAAAGCTATAAGGTCTATGTTGATGAAACAGCACAACTATTTGAGCAGATTACTGTTTCTGCGGGAATACGAGGAATGCTACTTCTGTTATCCCCAGATGATTATTTACGTGCAGTCAATGGCACTTTAGGGGCTATTGTAAAAAATTAA
- a CDS encoding helix-turn-helix protein, CopG has product MIDIKEVVSNKADEPVNKKWAVKRLTINLTSGEAERLEKYCSTTGRPATDVIRELIRSLTVEEVPN; this is encoded by the coding sequence ATGATTGATATTAAAGAAGTGGTATCAAATAAGGCTGATGAACCTGTGAATAAGAAATGGGCTGTTAAAAGGCTGACAATCAATCTGACATCAGGCGAAGCAGAAAGATTAGAAAAATACTGTTCAACTACAGGACGACCAGCAACAGATGTAATCCGAGAGTTAATTCGCTCTTTGACTGTTGAAGAAGTACCAAATTGA
- a CDS encoding NERD domain protein, whose translation MRTLQQSSKLRAVFQEKITAKKSAVHQEIHQALGDSTLGGLASFVYEFKQAKNQLKGSMGEWGISAIFQCFPDTWVMFNNALIPTNNSGGLTEIDHLIIGTKGIFLLEIKTWKGSFSAYNDKWKRREGNNWVAISNSPTSQSAYHQQMFAQWIVSVIPNLPDSCVYAPVVFPIAKWLGVNNCSVQVFQGVPALLQAMVSCPECLSEQQIQAIASAVANYEIPENTTPAPKPIPKPKPVKRQNSSN comes from the coding sequence ATGAGAACTCTGCAACAGTCATCAAAGTTAAGAGCAGTATTCCAAGAAAAAATCACAGCTAAAAAGTCTGCTGTACATCAGGAAATTCACCAAGCTTTAGGTGATAGTACATTAGGTGGGTTAGCTTCATTCGTTTATGAATTTAAGCAAGCCAAAAATCAACTCAAAGGTAGCATGGGTGAATGGGGAATATCAGCTATATTCCAATGCTTTCCAGATACTTGGGTAATGTTCAATAATGCCTTAATCCCTACTAACAACTCCGGTGGTTTAACTGAAATAGACCATTTAATTATAGGTACAAAAGGCATTTTTTTACTAGAAATCAAGACTTGGAAGGGTTCATTTAGCGCATACAACGATAAGTGGAAACGTCGAGAAGGCAATAATTGGGTGGCAATCTCTAATAGTCCAACGTCTCAAAGTGCTTACCATCAACAGATGTTTGCTCAATGGATAGTTTCTGTAATTCCCAATCTACCTGATAGTTGCGTTTATGCTCCTGTGGTTTTCCCTATCGCCAAATGGTTGGGAGTGAACAATTGTTCAGTGCAAGTCTTTCAAGGTGTACCTGCACTGCTGCAAGCAATGGTTAGCTGCCCTGAGTGTTTGAGTGAGCAGCAAATACAGGCAATCGCCTCTGCTGTGGCTAATTATGAGATTCCAGAAAATACAACTCCAGCGCCTAAACCAATTCCCAAGCCAAAGCCTGTTAAGCGTCAGAATTCTAGCAATTGA
- a CDS encoding SNase-like nuclease — protein MNKASILAASLLLLSGVPTLAQTSLPKMTVVSVSDGDTLRVRNQQGQTITVRLGCVDAPELKQNPWGQQSKSRLQKLLPAGQSVQVRSIKRDKYKRVVAEIFMNNRSVNLTMVQEGQAVVYRQYLKGCDRTLGQFLQAEADAKSKKLGFWNQSQSVMPWDFRRGKKTTQGTTAQSQVQKCEPSYPDICISPNSADLNCPDIPYRRFRVVPPDPHGFDRDGDGVGCER, from the coding sequence ATGAACAAAGCCAGTATTCTCGCAGCATCCCTACTGTTGCTCTCTGGAGTGCCAACACTAGCGCAAACGAGTCTCCCAAAGATGACAGTGGTTAGCGTGAGTGATGGCGATACCTTAAGAGTTCGCAATCAACAAGGGCAAACAATTACTGTTCGGCTTGGTTGTGTGGATGCACCCGAACTCAAACAAAACCCTTGGGGTCAGCAATCTAAATCTCGCCTTCAAAAACTTCTGCCAGCGGGACAGTCTGTGCAAGTTCGGTCAATTAAGCGTGATAAGTACAAAAGAGTAGTAGCTGAGATTTTCATGAATAACCGTTCGGTGAACCTGACAATGGTGCAAGAAGGACAAGCTGTAGTTTATCGGCAGTATCTCAAAGGATGCGATCGCACCCTTGGCCAATTTCTGCAAGCTGAGGCTGATGCTAAAAGTAAGAAGCTGGGCTTTTGGAATCAATCGCAGTCGGTGATGCCTTGGGATTTTAGGCGCGGTAAGAAAACAACTCAAGGGACAACCGCACAATCCCAAGTCCAGAAATGCGAACCGTCTTATCCCGATATTTGCATTTCACCTAATTCGGCAGACCTGAACTGCCCTGATATTCCTTATCGCAGATTTAGAGTGGTTCCACCAGATCCGCACGGGTTTGATAGAGATGGGGATGGTGTGGGTTGTGAGCGGTAG
- a CDS encoding 3-dehydroquinate synthase, whose amino-acid sequence MNQVQATFEATETAFHVQGYEKIDFSLVYVNGVFNINNREIADSYAKFGRCLTVIDANVYELYGKQIRSYFKHYDIELTVFPIIITEPAKTLATFEKIVDTFSDFGLVRKEPVLVIGGGLITDVAGFACAAYRRKSNYIRIPTTLIGLIDAGVAIKVAVNHRKLKNRLGAYHAPLKVILDFSFLKTLPTAQVRNGMAELVKIAVVANSEVFELLYEHGEELLSTHFGHLDGTPKIKEIAHRVNYEAIKTMLELETPNLHELDLDRVIAYGHTWSPTLELAPQVPLYHGHAVNIDMALSATISARRGYIPTQERDRILDLMSRIGLALDHPLLDGDLLWYATQSISLTRDGKQRAAMPRPIGECFFANDLTREELDAALTEHKRLCAKYPRSGAGVDAYIETQEAQLLGV is encoded by the coding sequence ATGAATCAAGTCCAAGCAACCTTTGAGGCAACAGAAACAGCGTTTCACGTACAAGGTTACGAAAAAATTGATTTTAGTCTTGTTTATGTCAACGGTGTCTTCAATATTAATAACAGAGAAATTGCAGATAGCTATGCAAAATTTGGACGCTGTTTAACTGTAATTGATGCTAATGTCTATGAGCTTTATGGCAAGCAAATCAGGTCATATTTTAAGCACTATGACATCGAGCTAACAGTATTTCCCATCATCATTACTGAGCCAGCTAAAACCCTTGCAACTTTTGAGAAAATAGTTGATACTTTTTCAGACTTCGGCTTAGTTCGTAAGGAACCAGTCTTAGTTATCGGTGGTGGATTAATTACTGATGTGGCTGGTTTTGCTTGTGCTGCTTACCGTCGCAAGAGTAACTATATTCGCATCCCTACTACGTTAATTGGTTTAATCGATGCAGGTGTAGCAATTAAGGTAGCGGTAAATCATCGCAAGTTAAAAAATCGCCTGGGTGCATATCATGCACCTTTAAAAGTGATTTTGGATTTCTCATTTTTGAAAACTTTGCCAACGGCTCAAGTTCGCAATGGTATGGCAGAGTTAGTGAAAATTGCTGTAGTTGCTAACTCAGAAGTTTTTGAACTGCTATACGAACATGGCGAAGAGCTGCTGTCCACTCATTTTGGACACTTGGATGGTACACCAAAAATTAAAGAAATTGCTCATAGAGTCAATTACGAAGCAATCAAAACTATGTTGGAGTTAGAAACTCCAAACTTGCATGAATTAGACCTTGATCGGGTTATTGCTTACGGTCACACTTGGAGTCCGACTCTAGAATTAGCACCTCAAGTACCTCTATATCACGGTCATGCTGTCAATATCGATATGGCCTTGTCTGCAACTATTTCAGCAAGACGTGGTTATATTCCTACACAAGAGCGCGATCGCATCTTAGACTTGATGAGTCGTATAGGTTTAGCACTCGATCATCCTCTACTAGATGGGGATTTGCTCTGGTATGCTACTCAGTCTATTAGCCTGACACGAGACGGCAAACAACGCGCAGCTATGCCTCGTCCGATTGGAGAGTGCTTCTTTGCCAATGATTTGACTCGTGAAGAACTTGATGCGGCCTTAACTGAACACAAACGTCTTTGTGCTAAATACCCTCGTAGCGGCGCAGGCGTTGACGCATACATTGAAACTCAAGAAGCTCAGTTATTGGGGGTGTAA
- a CDS encoding O-methyltransferase family protein, whose amino-acid sequence MTSVAELPKARPITPHSILVAQLQQTLKLAQENNIPAQVLDSLAQAVQLAQGLDPYLDDYTTPESSALKALAHKTCKEDWSKRFSDGETVRQLEQEMLSGHLEGQTLKMFVHMTKAKRILEVGMFTGYSALAMAEALPSDGQLVGCEVDPYVAQFAQACFNESPHGNKIVVEVAPALETLHKLAANKESFDLIFIDADKKEYVKYFQTILDNDLLTTDGLICVDNTLLQGQVYLPPEQRTANGEAIAQFNSVVAADPRVEQVLLPIRDGVTLIRRVA is encoded by the coding sequence ATGACGAGTGTTGCAGAACTTCCCAAAGCTAGACCAATCACACCACACAGCATTTTAGTAGCCCAGCTACAACAAACCCTCAAATTAGCCCAAGAGAACAACATACCTGCCCAGGTATTAGATTCTTTGGCGCAAGCGGTGCAATTAGCCCAAGGTTTAGATCCTTACTTGGATGATTACACCACCCCAGAATCGAGTGCATTAAAAGCATTGGCGCACAAAACCTGCAAAGAAGACTGGAGTAAACGCTTCAGTGATGGAGAAACAGTACGTCAACTAGAACAAGAAATGCTCTCAGGGCATCTCGAAGGACAAACATTGAAAATGTTCGTTCACATGACCAAAGCCAAGCGCATTTTAGAAGTAGGAATGTTCACCGGATATTCAGCCTTGGCAATGGCAGAAGCACTACCAAGCGATGGGCAACTGGTAGGTTGCGAAGTTGACCCTTACGTTGCTCAATTTGCTCAAGCTTGCTTTAATGAATCTCCTCACGGCAATAAAATCGTCGTTGAAGTAGCACCGGCTTTAGAGACACTTCACAAGTTAGCAGCCAATAAGGAATCATTTGATTTAATCTTTATCGATGCCGATAAAAAGGAGTATGTAAAGTACTTCCAGACAATCTTGGATAATGACTTACTAACTACTGACGGGTTAATCTGCGTGGATAATACATTGTTGCAAGGACAAGTTTACCTACCGCCAGAACAACGTACCGCTAACGGTGAAGCGATCGCACAGTTTAACTCTGTTGTTGCTGCCGATCCGCGTGTAGAGCAAGTTTTGTTACCCATACGAGATGGTGTGACTTTGATTAGACGCGTAGCGTAA